The following coding sequences lie in one Lolium perenne isolate Kyuss_39 chromosome 2, Kyuss_2.0, whole genome shotgun sequence genomic window:
- the LOC127328298 gene encoding RING-H2 finger protein ATL80-like: MDGAIAPAPVLAAIPRHTNRTLSGAGATVLTATGTVLFFLYLAGRLLWACKKEASATASVAGAPASSPAGVNVVARPLRRAVPLSALPVFLHEKDRDAPDFECAVCLSEFREREAGRLLPGCGHGFHEACIATWLQLNSHFCSGAPPLK, from the coding sequence GCGCCATTGCCCCAGCTCCGGTCCTGGCCGCCATCCCGCGGCACACCAACAGGACCCTCTCAGGCGCCGGAGCGACGGTGCTGACAGCCACCGGCACggttctcttcttcctctacctCGCCGGGCGCTTGCTCTGGGCGTGCAAAAAGGAGGCCTCCGCGACCGCGAGCGTTGCCGGCGCTCCGGCCTCCTCGCCGGCCGGTGTCAACGTGGTCGCGCGGCCCCTCCGGCGCGCCGTGCCGCTGTCGGCGCTCCCGGTGTTCCTGCACGAGAAAGATCGGGACGCGCCGGACTTCGAGTGCGCGGTGTGCCTCTCGGAGTTCCGGGAGCGGGAGGCCGGGCGGCTCCTGCCGGGCTGCGGCCATGGGTTCCACGAGGCGTGCATCGCGACGTGGCTCCAGCTCAACTCCCacttctgctccggtgctcctccCCTGAAATAA
- the LOC127331528 gene encoding uncharacterized protein yields the protein MMATTARALRLVASSPSTTQRSILAAHRRLLSITTEAAGAGDTAVHSGEPPSDDYADRPPKFSVAEEATKGSDDKHPSATTPRPSESPSTTTTKERVSPFGPSGKLGSQELADPAAGSTFTQKRHWSSSAPAGSDPLGDATPGDEEAAARKVREEDREYYRTHKPSPLAEVEFADTRKPLTRHTDGGAEDRMEHDVQGTMVRDTADASLARAEAMFREAASRGNPEWPHSRALAAMLARRRGEGGAGDGGTAPWGS from the coding sequence ATGATGGCCACCACAGCACGAGCGCTCCGCCTCGTCGCCTCAAGCCCATCAACCACCCAACGCAGCATCCTAGCGGCACACCGCCGCTTACTGTCCATCACGACGGAAGCCGCCGGCGCTGGTGACACTGCCGTCCACTCCGGCGAGCCGCCGAGCGACGACTACGCCGACcgacccccgaagttctccgtcgCCGAGGAAGCCACCAAGGGATCAGACGACAAGCACCCGTCAGCAACGACGCCACGGCCGTCGGAGTCGccgtccaccaccaccaccaaggaGCGCGTCTCGCCGTTCGGCCCCTCGGGGAAGCTGGGGTCGCAGGAGCTCGCGGACCCGGCGGCAGGCTCGACGTTCACGCAGAAGCGCCACTGGTCGTCTTCCGCGCCCGCGGGAAGCGACCCTCTCGGGGACGCGACGCCCGGggacgaggaggcggcggcgcgcaaGGTGAGGGAGGAGGACCGGGAGTACTACCGGACGCACAAGCCGTCGCCGCTGGCCGAGGTGGAGTTCGCGGACACGAGGAAGCCCCTGACGCGCCACACGGACGGCGGCGCCGAGGACAGGATGGAGCACGATGTGCAGGGCACGATGGTGAGGGACACGGCCGACGCGTCGCTGGCCCGCGCCGAGGCCATGTTCCGGGAGGCCGCGTCGCGCGGGAACCCTGAGTGGCCGCACTCCCGCGCGCTCGCCGCCATGCTGGCACGCCGCCGAGGGGAGGGGGGAGCTGGTGACGGAGGCACCGCGCCGTGGGGAAGCTGA